The following coding sequences are from one Gemmatimonadaceae bacterium window:
- a CDS encoding site-specific integrase, with product MTPLRQRMIHDLQLRGYSDRTVEAYVRAVAQLARFYHAPPDRLCEEQIRQYLLHLSTVQKVARGTHTIALCGIKFFYQQTLVRPWTVLGVARPKGEKKLPVVLSRDEVWRILGAIRISVYRVCLTTIYACGLRLLEGARLQVPDVDGDRKLLHIHGKRRKDRYVPLPDATLELLREHWRTHRNPLWLFPTITRTHLSTLTDPALGPISRSSLQSAFARAVKKSGIHKRAHVHTLRHSYATHLLEAGVALPLIQESLGHTSLRTTAIYTHLTRELRDAALEPINGLMPRP from the coding sequence ATGACACCGCTTCGCCAACGCATGATCCACGACCTCCAGCTTCGTGGGTACTCCGACCGGACCGTCGAGGCCTACGTCCGCGCCGTCGCCCAGCTCGCCCGGTTCTATCATGCGCCCCCCGACCGCCTCTGTGAAGAGCAGATCCGCCAGTACCTGCTCCACCTGAGCACCGTCCAAAAGGTCGCCCGCGGCACCCACACGATCGCCCTCTGCGGCATCAAGTTTTTCTATCAGCAGACGCTCGTGCGGCCGTGGACCGTCCTCGGCGTCGCGCGCCCCAAGGGCGAGAAGAAACTCCCCGTTGTCCTCAGCCGCGATGAAGTGTGGCGGATTCTCGGAGCCATCCGGATCAGCGTCTACCGCGTCTGTCTCACCACGATTTACGCCTGCGGTCTGCGCCTCCTGGAAGGCGCGCGGCTCCAGGTCCCCGACGTTGACGGCGACCGCAAGCTGCTCCACATCCATGGCAAGCGCCGCAAGGATCGCTACGTCCCGCTCCCGGACGCCACGCTCGAGCTCCTGCGCGAACACTGGCGCACGCACCGCAATCCGCTCTGGCTCTTCCCCACAATCACACGCACACATCTCTCCACGCTCACTGACCCGGCCCTCGGTCCGATCTCGCGATCGAGTCTTCAGAGCGCCTTCGCGCGCGCCGTCAAAAAGAGCGGCATCCACAAGCGAGCCCACGTCCATACCCTGCGTCACAGCTACGCCACCCACTTGCTCGAAGCCGGGGTGGCACTCCCGCTCATTCAGGAATCCCTCGGGCACACCAGCCTCCGTACCACCGCCATCTACACTCACCTCACCCGCGAACTCCGCGACGCCGCGCTCGAGCCGATCAATGGCTTGATGCCGCGTC